The DNA segment AGGGCGAAAATGATGACCGCTGAAACGATGGATGTGATCATAATTGGCTGAAAAGGCGGGGGTGCCTGCGCGCGGGGACGAGCGGCTCCACAGGGTCACCTGCTCCAATAATAGGCCAAAGCCACGGCGAAAACCATGCTGCACGTGCGGTCCAGCAGACCGCCGTGCCCGGGGATAATCCAGCCCGAGTCCTTCACGCCCGCGCTACGCTTGAACGCCGAGCCGGCCAGATCGCCGAGCTGCGCCAGAATCCCGAACGCGGCCGAAAGCGCCAGCGTCTTGGCGGGGCTCCACTGCGGCACGAGCGGCGCGCGCAATCCAAGGCCCGCGGCGACGCAGAGCACCAGCCCGCCGACTGCCCCTTCGACGGTCTTGTTCGGGCTCAGGCGCGGGGCCAACTTGGTCCGTCCCAGCCACGAGCCCGCGAAATAGGCTCCCGTGTCGCTCGCCATCACCAGCAGCAGGACGAGAACCAGGGTCGCGATTCCAGTGGGGCCATTGCGCAGCAGCGCGAAATAGGGGAACAGCGCGCCGACGTAGAATGCGCCGAGCACGGTCAAGCCGAGCCCGGGCGTCGAGGGGGCCGCGCCATTGAGGCCGACGCGCGCCGTGAAAGTGAGCATCGCGAGCACCACCGCAAGCGGGACGAACCACAGCGGCTGCGGCGCGCAACTCAGCACAAGTGCGGTTCCTCCTCCGGCTACCACGAGCGCCGCCAGCGGCGCTGCGCCGCATGCGCGAGTCATCGCGGCGACCTCGTAGAGCCCCCATGCCGTCAACACGCCGATAAAGGCGCTGAAGGCCGCGGGCGGCGCGAACACCACCACCGCAAAGAGCGCGGGCAGCGCGATCAGCGCGGTCCAGACCCTAGTTCGCAGCACGCAGGCGTTGGTTGCCGGTAGAGGCGGCGTCGAGCGCGCCGAAGCGCCGCTCGCGCTGCTGGTAGGCCACGAGTGCTTGGAGAAAATCGCGTTCGCGAAAGTCGGGCCACAGGGTGTTGGTGAAATACAGCTCGGTGTAGGCAAGTTGGTAGAGGAAGAAATTCGAAATCCGCTGCTCGCCGGAAGTCCGGATCAACAGGTCGGGGTCGGGCAGGTCGCAGCCGCCGGCGAGCCGGCTCGCCACCGCCTGCTCGTCCACCTCCTCGGGCCGCAGCCGGCAGGCGGCGACGTCCTCGGCGATCCGCCGCGCGGCCCGCGCCACGTCCTG comes from the Candidatus Binataceae bacterium genome and includes:
- a CDS encoding phosphatidate cytidylyltransferase — protein: MLRTRVWTALIALPALFAVVVFAPPAAFSAFIGVLTAWGLYEVAAMTRACGAAPLAALVVAGGGTALVLSCAPQPLWFVPLAVVLAMLTFTARVGLNGAAPSTPGLGLTVLGAFYVGALFPYFALLRNGPTGIATLVLVLLLVMASDTGAYFAGSWLGRTKLAPRLSPNKTVEGAVGGLVLCVAAGLGLRAPLVPQWSPAKTLALSAAFGILAQLGDLAGSAFKRSAGVKDSGWIIPGHGGLLDRTCSMVFAVALAYYWSR